A genomic region of Tsukamurella pulmonis contains the following coding sequences:
- a CDS encoding M3 family metallopeptidase produces MTVDAVLAPSTLPFALPDFAVFADADYVAAFAEGFARHRREIAAIAANPEPATFANTVEAMERAGQELGRVAAVFFSLTSTDRTDELEAAQAAISPQWSAHFDAILMDAALFGRIDALYERRADLGLDAEQLRLLERYHLRFTRAGAGLDAAAQERLRAINTELAELTTEFSRRTLAETNASAVPFATEAELDGLESDAIAAARSAAEAAGRDGYLLALGYPLNQPNLARLTDRESRRKVYEASSRRNTRGGENDTRALIARIAGLRAERAALFGYPHHAAYQIADQTAGTADAALGMLRDLAVPAARNAAAERAELEEIAGHPIEAWDWPYYARLAEQRAQAGEGSAGGPQLSDFLALDTVIDKGVFEAASRMYGLDFTERTDLALHHPDARAWQVSGPDGAPLGLFVGDYFARPSKRGGAWMTSFVDQSGLLDAQPVIINVCNFVKPPAGRPALLSRDEVTTVFHEFGHALHGLLSDVTYPYFSGTSVPRDFVEFPSQFNEMFAAWPTILDGYARHHETGEPLPQHLRDSVLEPGTRGEGFGTVEYLAAAVIDLAWHTIAPGTVVGDVEAFEAAALSDAGLDVPGVPPRYRGPFFNHIFSGGYSAGYYSYIWSEVLDADASAWFTAHDGPTRENGEKLRAAVLSRGGSVDASQAYRDFRGADPDIAPLLERRGLTA; encoded by the coding sequence GTGACCGTCGATGCCGTTCTCGCCCCCAGCACCCTGCCCTTCGCTCTGCCGGACTTCGCCGTGTTCGCGGACGCGGACTACGTGGCGGCGTTCGCCGAGGGGTTCGCCCGGCACCGTCGGGAGATCGCTGCGATCGCCGCGAACCCCGAGCCGGCGACGTTCGCGAACACCGTCGAGGCGATGGAGCGGGCGGGGCAGGAGCTGGGGCGCGTCGCCGCCGTGTTCTTCTCGCTCACCTCCACTGATCGCACGGATGAACTGGAGGCGGCGCAGGCCGCGATCTCGCCGCAGTGGTCGGCGCACTTCGACGCGATCCTCATGGACGCAGCGCTGTTCGGGCGGATCGACGCCCTGTACGAGCGGCGTGCCGACCTCGGTCTCGATGCCGAGCAACTGCGTCTTCTCGAGCGCTACCACCTCCGCTTCACGCGCGCGGGTGCGGGGCTGGACGCGGCTGCGCAGGAACGCCTCCGGGCGATCAACACCGAGCTCGCGGAACTCACCACCGAGTTCTCCCGCCGCACTCTGGCCGAGACCAATGCCTCCGCAGTGCCTTTCGCGACGGAGGCCGAACTGGACGGGCTGGAGTCCGACGCCATCGCCGCGGCCCGGTCCGCCGCCGAGGCCGCCGGTCGTGACGGTTATCTGCTCGCGCTCGGCTACCCCCTCAATCAGCCGAACCTCGCGCGGCTGACCGACCGCGAGTCCCGCCGGAAGGTGTACGAGGCGTCGTCGCGGCGCAACACCCGCGGTGGGGAGAACGACACCCGCGCGCTGATCGCGCGCATCGCGGGGCTGCGCGCCGAGCGGGCCGCGCTGTTCGGCTACCCGCACCACGCCGCGTACCAGATCGCGGACCAGACGGCGGGAACCGCCGACGCGGCACTCGGGATGCTGCGTGATCTCGCGGTGCCCGCAGCGCGTAACGCCGCCGCCGAGCGCGCTGAACTCGAAGAGATCGCCGGGCATCCGATCGAGGCGTGGGACTGGCCGTACTACGCCCGCCTCGCCGAGCAGCGCGCGCAGGCCGGGGAGGGCAGTGCCGGCGGGCCGCAGCTCAGCGACTTCCTGGCGCTCGACACCGTCATCGACAAGGGCGTCTTCGAGGCCGCCTCCCGCATGTACGGTCTCGATTTCACCGAGCGTACCGACCTCGCCCTGCATCACCCGGATGCGCGGGCGTGGCAGGTGTCCGGGCCCGACGGTGCGCCGCTCGGCCTGTTCGTCGGGGACTACTTCGCGCGGCCCAGCAAGCGGGGCGGCGCGTGGATGACCAGCTTCGTCGATCAGTCCGGGCTGCTCGACGCGCAGCCGGTGATCATCAACGTCTGCAACTTCGTCAAGCCGCCCGCCGGGAGGCCCGCGCTGCTCAGTCGCGATGAAGTGACCACCGTCTTCCACGAGTTCGGGCACGCGCTGCACGGCCTGCTCTCGGACGTGACCTACCCCTACTTCTCGGGTACCAGCGTTCCGCGCGACTTCGTCGAATTCCCCTCGCAGTTCAACGAGATGTTCGCGGCGTGGCCCACGATCCTCGACGGCTACGCACGGCATCACGAGACGGGTGAGCCACTGCCGCAGCACCTTCGGGATTCGGTCCTCGAACCCGGTACGCGGGGTGAGGGTTTCGGGACCGTCGAGTACCTGGCGGCCGCCGTCATCGACCTGGCCTGGCACACCATCGCACCGGGCACCGTCGTCGGCGACGTGGAGGCTTTCGAGGCCGCGGCTCTCTCTGATGCGGGCCTGGACGTTCCCGGAGTGCCGCCGCGCTACCGCGGGCCGTTCTTCAACCACATCTTCTCGGGCGGATACAGCGCCGGGTACTACAGCTACATCTGGTCCGAGGTGCTCGACGCCGACGCGTCCGCCTGGTTCACCGCGCACGACGGACCGACCCGCGAGAACGGTGAGAAGCTGCGCGCCGCAGTGCTCTCCCGTGGCGGCAGCGTCGACGCCTCGCAGGCCTACCGTGACTTCCGCGGGGCCGACCCGGACATCGCGCCCCTCCTCGAGCGTCGCGGGCTGACCGCGTAG
- a CDS encoding cation diffusion facilitator family transporter: protein MGGGHEHGSRSPLRPDLSKYALVAIGAGVLTIGLKVAAWLLTGSVGLLSDAAESSVNLVAAIGAYVALKVAARPADSDHNFGHTKAEYFSAVLEGVMIVVAAGVIIVSAVNRLFAPQELEQVGVGLAISVLATVINGAVGVYLVRVGRTNRSLALQADGKHLLTDVWTTVGVILGVLLVALTGWLPLDPIIAIAVALNILVVGTRLVWQSGAGLLDAALPEEERARIDEVLDRHRADGVEFHDVRTRESGHERFVQMHMLVPGVWTVDRAHDLAEQVEQELAALFADLRTTIHTEPLDDPRAYESWRLN from the coding sequence ATGGGCGGAGGACACGAGCACGGTTCGCGGTCTCCACTCCGCCCGGACCTGTCGAAGTACGCGCTCGTGGCCATCGGGGCCGGCGTTCTCACCATCGGCCTCAAGGTCGCCGCGTGGCTGCTGACCGGTTCCGTCGGCCTGCTCTCCGACGCCGCCGAGTCGTCGGTGAACCTGGTCGCCGCGATCGGTGCGTACGTCGCGCTCAAGGTCGCCGCGCGGCCCGCGGACAGCGATCACAACTTCGGCCACACCAAGGCCGAGTACTTCTCGGCCGTCCTCGAGGGTGTGATGATCGTGGTCGCCGCCGGCGTGATCATCGTCTCCGCGGTGAACCGCTTGTTCGCTCCCCAGGAACTCGAGCAGGTCGGCGTGGGCCTCGCGATCTCGGTCCTGGCGACTGTCATCAACGGCGCTGTCGGGGTCTATCTGGTGCGCGTGGGCCGGACGAACCGCTCCCTCGCTCTGCAGGCGGACGGGAAGCACCTGCTCACCGATGTGTGGACCACCGTCGGTGTGATCCTCGGTGTGCTCCTGGTCGCCCTGACGGGGTGGCTGCCCCTCGACCCGATCATCGCGATCGCGGTCGCGCTGAACATCCTCGTCGTGGGTACGCGACTCGTCTGGCAATCCGGGGCAGGCCTGCTGGACGCCGCCCTGCCCGAGGAGGAACGAGCCCGGATCGACGAGGTGCTCGACAGGCACCGAGCGGATGGCGTCGAGTTCCACGACGTGCGCACCCGCGAGTCCGGGCACGAGCGGTTCGTGCAGATGCACATGCTCGTGCCCGGCGTGTGGACGGTCGATCGTGCGCACGACCTCGCGGAGCAGGTGGAGCAGGAGCTCGCGGCCCTGTTCGCCGACCTGCGGACCACGATCCACACCGAGCCGCTCGACGATCCCCGCGCCTACGAGAGCTGGCGCCTGAACTGA
- a CDS encoding NAD(P)H-dependent flavin oxidoreductase → MAESCHGRSLVGVWNTWLTRTLDIDLPILGAPMGGRAGGELAGQVTAAGGLGMIGAARYATPEWIDEQLRVIRAAAGEEAPLAFGLQTWSLADSPELLDSVLAAGPKLVSLSFGDPAPFVQQVKDAGAVVISQINSVEDLREVEAAGVDAVVAQGGEAGGHTGRIATLPLLQEVLRATDLPVLAAGGIGTGAGLAAVLAAGAQGALIGTALLASPETVGPDYAIPALLKARSADTVYTDVFDKARHQPWPTRWFGRALTNDFTDRWHDGDGAEASSGTEEAVSAAYDGALPEVGVVYAGQAAGLVDEVRPARDVVTSIAADAEARLRAVSGLLG, encoded by the coding sequence ATGGCGGAATCCTGCCACGGGCGTAGCCTCGTCGGTGTGTGGAACACCTGGCTGACGCGCACCCTGGACATCGATCTGCCGATCCTCGGCGCCCCGATGGGCGGCCGCGCGGGCGGTGAGCTCGCGGGGCAGGTCACCGCCGCGGGCGGGTTGGGCATGATCGGCGCGGCGCGCTACGCCACGCCGGAGTGGATCGACGAGCAGTTGCGGGTGATCCGCGCCGCGGCGGGTGAGGAGGCACCGCTGGCCTTCGGCTTGCAGACCTGGTCGTTGGCGGACAGTCCCGAGCTCCTCGACTCGGTTCTCGCCGCCGGGCCGAAGCTGGTGTCGCTCTCGTTCGGCGATCCCGCGCCGTTCGTGCAGCAGGTCAAGGACGCCGGGGCCGTGGTGATCTCGCAGATCAACTCCGTCGAGGACCTGCGCGAGGTCGAGGCCGCGGGCGTCGACGCCGTGGTGGCCCAGGGCGGCGAGGCGGGCGGGCACACCGGTCGCATCGCGACCCTGCCCCTGCTGCAGGAGGTGTTGCGGGCCACCGACCTCCCGGTGCTCGCGGCTGGCGGTATCGGTACCGGTGCGGGGCTCGCCGCCGTGCTTGCGGCCGGCGCCCAGGGCGCGCTCATCGGCACCGCCCTGCTCGCCTCGCCCGAGACCGTCGGGCCGGACTACGCCATCCCCGCGCTCCTCAAGGCGCGCAGCGCGGACACGGTCTACACGGACGTCTTCGACAAGGCGCGCCACCAGCCGTGGCCCACCCGGTGGTTCGGGCGCGCGCTCACCAACGACTTCACCGACCGCTGGCACGACGGCGACGGCGCCGAGGCGTCCTCCGGCACGGAGGAGGCGGTCAGCGCCGCCTACGACGGTGCGCTGCCCGAGGTCGGCGTCGTCTACGCGGGCCAGGCCGCGGGCCTGGTCGACGAGGTGCGGCCGGCCCGTGACGTGGTCACCTCGATCGCAGCGGACGCAGAGGCCCGGTTGCGCGCGGTCTCCGGACTGCTCGGCTGA
- a CDS encoding pentapeptide repeat-containing protein, giving the protein MAGLVAPKVSALRLGELEEGDADALAPDATEDRRRFAEPTVKGRDLSGITFSECELAGWEVRDAVFTESSFLETRITGLFATGFRASRSTFRQVEVEDARIGAVELMDSKLRSVVFTDVRLGFVNLRGATLTDVVFRGCMLDGIDAADATLTRVAFEDCTAGEMDVTRAKLQHVDLRGLQVERIRGVEGIAGATMSHLQVVGLAEVFAAHLGIHVTD; this is encoded by the coding sequence ATGGCCGGCCTCGTCGCGCCGAAGGTCTCGGCCCTACGCCTCGGAGAGCTCGAGGAGGGCGATGCCGACGCGCTGGCGCCCGACGCCACCGAGGACCGCCGGCGGTTCGCCGAGCCGACGGTCAAGGGCCGGGACCTGAGCGGCATCACCTTCAGCGAGTGCGAGCTCGCCGGTTGGGAGGTCCGTGACGCCGTGTTCACCGAGTCGTCCTTCCTGGAGACGCGGATCACCGGCCTGTTCGCGACGGGCTTCCGCGCCTCGCGCTCCACCTTCCGCCAGGTCGAGGTCGAGGACGCCCGCATCGGCGCCGTCGAATTGATGGACTCGAAACTGCGGTCCGTGGTCTTCACCGACGTGCGGCTTGGCTTCGTGAATCTGCGCGGCGCCACGCTGACCGACGTGGTCTTCCGCGGCTGCATGCTCGACGGCATCGACGCCGCGGATGCGACGCTCACCCGGGTCGCGTTCGAGGACTGCACCGCCGGCGAGATGGATGTGACGCGGGCCAAGCTGCAGCACGTGGACCTACGGGGCCTGCAGGTCGAGCGGATCCGTGGGGTCGAGGGCATCGCGGGCGCCACCATGTCGCACCTGCAGGTGGTCGGCCTGGCGGAGGTCTTCGCCGCCCACCTGGGCATCCACGTCACGGACTGA
- a CDS encoding MarR family winged helix-turn-helix transcriptional regulator, producing the protein MGIADDAVEIRAQGWRTLVALHALIENELERSLQAGHGLSVVEFTVLDALSRQDGWHMRMRQLARAAALSSSATTRLVTRLEERGLLTRILCADDRRGIYTELTPAGWELLAEARPTHERVLRDALADAAEQPELRVLVDAVQVKSTAD; encoded by the coding sequence ATGGGGATCGCCGATGATGCGGTGGAGATCCGCGCACAGGGTTGGCGCACGCTCGTCGCCCTGCATGCGCTGATCGAGAACGAGCTCGAGCGTTCCCTTCAGGCGGGCCACGGTCTTTCGGTCGTCGAGTTCACTGTGCTCGACGCGCTCAGCAGGCAGGACGGCTGGCACATGCGAATGCGTCAACTCGCGCGCGCTGCGGCGCTGTCGAGTAGTGCGACCACGCGACTGGTCACCCGGTTGGAGGAGCGCGGTCTCCTCACTCGGATCCTGTGCGCCGACGATCGTCGCGGCATCTACACCGAGCTCACCCCTGCGGGGTGGGAGCTCCTGGCGGAAGCGCGGCCGACGCACGAGCGGGTGCTCCGGGATGCCCTGGCGGACGCGGCTGAGCAACCGGAGTTGCGTGTATTGGTCGACGCGGTGCAGGTGAAGTCCACAGCCGACTGA
- a CDS encoding GNAT family N-acetyltransferase has protein sequence MTAIRAYRDADAQALRALFARAGEGSPSGELWRHPDSERAVYLDPYIEHCADSLFVAEDGGEPVGYLTGCPAGAPLPSEEDRLIAALRRPSVLLRPATARFLGRAVFDLATVCRREPSASGELHDERWPAHLHIDVAPQARGTGAAYGLMDAWSAALDGAGCHLQTLVENTRAVRFFERCGFVPYGPSPTVPGVRHRGARVHQLTMVRPHSTA, from the coding sequence GTGACTGCTATCCGCGCGTACCGCGACGCGGACGCGCAGGCGCTGCGCGCGCTGTTCGCGCGAGCGGGCGAGGGGTCACCGTCGGGCGAGCTGTGGCGCCACCCGGACTCCGAGCGCGCGGTCTACCTGGACCCGTACATCGAGCACTGCGCCGACTCCCTGTTCGTCGCCGAGGACGGCGGCGAGCCCGTCGGGTACCTGACGGGTTGCCCGGCCGGGGCGCCGCTGCCGTCCGAGGAGGATCGGTTGATCGCGGCACTGCGCCGCCCGTCGGTGCTGCTGCGCCCCGCCACCGCGCGTTTCCTCGGGCGCGCGGTGTTCGACCTCGCGACGGTGTGTCGCCGCGAGCCGTCGGCGTCAGGGGAGTTGCACGACGAGCGGTGGCCCGCCCACCTGCACATCGACGTCGCGCCGCAGGCGCGCGGGACCGGCGCGGCGTACGGGCTGATGGACGCCTGGTCCGCCGCGCTGGACGGTGCCGGCTGCCACCTGCAGACGCTGGTCGAGAACACGCGTGCGGTCCGGTTCTTCGAGCGCTGCGGCTTCGTCCCGTACGGTCCGAGTCCGACGGTGCCGGGCGTGCGCCACCGCGGCGCGAGGGTCCACCAGCTCACCATGGTGCGCCCGCACAGCACGGCATGA
- a CDS encoding winged helix DNA-binding domain-containing protein, whose product MGTTASVDPEIRLVRALRLRAQGLVPGVRDWRTAEDVARGMLAIQAQDAAAARFALSLRASDHPDDAAVLVDLAERRITRNRPARGTLQITAAEDLHWLSSALTTRSRAEAAKRRPQLGITETMMEDAERVIRGELAGGAVRSRPELVAACADAGLPLDNSQTGHILRDLTELMAIVFADPATKSDTFALADEWIDDRHEPAHALGEMVARFVAARGPVTRQDIGKWAYLPMGAVDEGIEAAAEAVTPVTLAGTRYLVAPGTVELTQAQVDEALARPLLLPGFDEYIIGYGSRAPQLDEAFFHRIVPGRNGVFKPMVVVDGEIVGVWSRKATTKAVTVTLEPFTTITSATRRRLAAPVRAYGNFLGVDATLA is encoded by the coding sequence ATGGGCACCACCGCATCCGTCGATCCCGAGATCCGTCTCGTGCGGGCACTCCGTCTCCGCGCGCAGGGCCTGGTCCCGGGAGTGCGGGACTGGCGCACCGCGGAGGACGTGGCGCGGGGCATGCTGGCGATCCAGGCGCAGGACGCGGCCGCGGCGCGGTTCGCGCTCTCCCTGCGAGCGTCCGACCATCCCGATGACGCCGCGGTGCTCGTCGATCTCGCCGAGCGACGCATCACCCGCAACCGGCCCGCGCGGGGCACCCTGCAGATCACGGCGGCCGAGGATCTGCACTGGCTCAGCTCCGCGCTCACCACCCGGTCCCGGGCCGAGGCGGCCAAACGCCGTCCCCAGCTGGGGATCACCGAGACGATGATGGAGGACGCGGAGCGCGTGATCCGCGGCGAACTCGCCGGCGGCGCCGTCCGCAGCCGCCCCGAGCTGGTCGCTGCGTGCGCGGACGCAGGCCTGCCGCTGGACAACTCGCAGACCGGCCACATCCTGCGCGACCTCACCGAGCTCATGGCCATCGTCTTCGCCGACCCGGCGACGAAGAGCGACACCTTCGCACTCGCCGACGAGTGGATCGATGATCGCCACGAGCCCGCGCACGCCCTGGGCGAGATGGTCGCCCGGTTCGTCGCCGCTCGCGGGCCCGTCACCCGCCAGGACATCGGGAAGTGGGCGTACCTGCCGATGGGCGCCGTGGACGAGGGCATCGAGGCCGCGGCCGAGGCGGTCACGCCGGTCACCCTCGCCGGCACCCGCTACCTGGTGGCCCCCGGCACCGTCGAGCTGACGCAGGCGCAGGTCGACGAGGCCCTCGCCCGCCCACTCCTCCTCCCCGGCTTCGACGAGTACATCATCGGATACGGCTCGCGCGCACCGCAGCTCGATGAGGCCTTCTTCCACCGGATCGTGCCGGGGCGCAACGGCGTCTTCAAGCCGATGGTGGTGGTCGACGGCGAGATCGTCGGCGTGTGGAGCCGGAAGGCCACCACCAAGGCCGTCACCGTCACCCTGGAGCCCTTCACCACGATCACCTCCGCGACCCGGCGGCGTCTCGCCGCTCCCGTGCGCGCGTACGGGAACTTCCTCGGAGTGGACGCCACTCTCGCGTAA
- the lepA gene encoding translation elongation factor 4 → MRPIPSFADTTFTDPTRIRNFCIIAHIDHGKSTLADRMLQLTGVVEERAMRAQYLDRMDIERERGITIKAQNVRLPWKVGDEDYVLHLIDTPGHVDFTYEVSRALEACEGAVLLVDAAQGIEAQTLANLYLAMDKDLEIIPVLNKIDLPAADPDRYAEEIAHIIGCEPDDVLRVSGKTGEGVGALLDRVIERIPAPVGDADAPARAMIFDSVYDTYRGVVTYIRVVDGKIVPREKIKMMSTGATHELLEVGIVSPEPKATKGLGVGEVGYLITGVKDVRQSKVGDTVTTARHGAEEALTGYQEPRPMVYSGLYPVDGSDYPALREALDKLQLNDAALTYEPETSVALGFGFRCGFLGLLHMEITRERLQREFGLDLISTSPNVVYRVVGEDGKEMTVTNPSDWPDGKLRETYEPITKTTIIAPSEFVGTIMELCQARRGELGGMDYLSESRVELRYTLPMAEIIFDFFDSLKSRTRGYASLDYEEAGEQQSDLVKVDILLQGEAVDAFSAIVHRDGAQAYGNKMTVKLKELIPRQQFEVPVQAAIGSKIIARENIRAIRKDVLAKCYGGDISRKRKLLEKQKEGKKRMKTIGRVDVPQEAFVAALSSDAASDKPKGK, encoded by the coding sequence GTGAGACCGATTCCCAGCTTCGCCGACACCACCTTCACGGATCCCACCCGGATCCGTAACTTCTGCATCATCGCGCACATCGACCACGGCAAATCGACCCTGGCCGACCGGATGCTGCAGCTCACGGGTGTGGTCGAGGAGCGCGCGATGCGGGCGCAGTACCTCGACCGCATGGACATCGAGCGCGAGCGCGGCATCACCATCAAGGCGCAGAACGTGCGCCTGCCGTGGAAGGTGGGCGACGAGGACTACGTCCTGCACCTCATCGACACCCCCGGCCACGTGGACTTCACCTACGAGGTCTCCCGCGCGCTGGAGGCCTGTGAGGGCGCCGTGCTGCTGGTGGACGCGGCGCAGGGCATCGAGGCGCAGACCCTGGCCAACCTGTACCTGGCGATGGACAAGGACCTGGAGATCATCCCGGTCCTGAACAAGATCGATCTGCCCGCCGCCGATCCCGACCGGTACGCCGAGGAGATCGCCCACATCATCGGCTGCGAGCCCGACGACGTGCTGCGCGTGTCCGGCAAGACCGGTGAGGGCGTCGGCGCCCTCCTGGACCGCGTCATCGAGCGGATCCCGGCCCCCGTCGGCGATGCCGACGCCCCGGCCCGCGCGATGATCTTCGACTCGGTCTACGACACCTACCGCGGCGTCGTCACCTACATCCGCGTGGTCGACGGCAAGATCGTCCCGCGCGAGAAGATCAAGATGATGTCGACGGGCGCCACCCACGAGCTGCTCGAAGTCGGCATCGTCTCGCCCGAGCCGAAGGCCACGAAGGGGCTGGGCGTGGGCGAGGTGGGCTACCTCATCACCGGCGTGAAGGACGTGCGCCAGTCCAAGGTCGGTGACACCGTGACCACCGCGCGGCACGGTGCCGAAGAGGCACTGACGGGTTATCAGGAGCCGCGGCCGATGGTCTACTCCGGGCTCTACCCGGTGGACGGCTCGGACTACCCGGCGCTGCGCGAGGCGCTCGACAAGCTGCAGCTCAACGATGCCGCACTGACCTACGAGCCGGAGACCTCGGTCGCGCTGGGCTTCGGCTTCCGCTGCGGATTCCTCGGCCTGCTGCACATGGAGATCACCCGCGAGCGGTTGCAGCGCGAGTTCGGCCTCGATCTGATCTCCACCTCGCCGAACGTGGTGTACCGCGTGGTCGGCGAGGACGGCAAGGAGATGACCGTCACCAACCCGTCCGACTGGCCGGACGGCAAGCTCCGCGAGACCTACGAGCCGATCACCAAGACCACGATCATCGCGCCCAGCGAGTTCGTCGGCACGATCATGGAGCTGTGCCAGGCGCGCCGCGGCGAGCTCGGCGGTATGGACTACCTGTCCGAGAGCCGTGTCGAGCTGCGCTACACGCTGCCGATGGCGGAGATCATCTTCGACTTCTTCGACTCGCTCAAGTCGCGCACCCGTGGTTACGCCTCGCTCGACTACGAGGAGGCCGGCGAGCAGCAGTCCGATCTGGTCAAGGTCGACATCCTGTTGCAGGGCGAGGCCGTCGACGCGTTCAGCGCGATCGTGCACCGCGACGGCGCGCAGGCGTACGGCAACAAGATGACGGTCAAGCTCAAGGAGCTCATCCCACGCCAGCAGTTCGAGGTGCCGGTGCAGGCCGCGATCGGCTCGAAGATCATCGCTCGCGAGAACATCCGCGCGATCCGCAAGGACGTGCTCGCCAAGTGCTACGGCGGCGACATCAGTCGTAAGCGCAAGCTGCTCGAGAAGCAGAAGGAGGGCAAGAAGCGGATGAAGACGATCGGCCGGGTCGACGTGCCGCAGGAGGCCTTCGTCGCCGCGCTCTCGTCCGACGCCGCGTCGGACAAGCCCAAGGGGAAGTAG
- a CDS encoding aldo/keto reductase, giving the protein MTTIPQLTLNDGVRMPQVGFGVFQVPDDEAQRAVETALAAGYRSIDTAMIYGNEVGVGRALAAAGIPREDLFVTTKLWVADLGAGRARAALEASLDRLGLDHVDLYLIHWPAPETDSYLQTWGEMQDLRGDGTRSIGVSNFLPEHLDRLAGVGSTPPSVNQIELHPALQNRDTVAANRRQDIATEAWSPLAQGAALDSAAVTAAAARHGVTPAQIVLRWHLQHGTIVIPKSVTPSRIAANLDLFGFSLDDAEVAAIDALEADGRTGPHPAAFNG; this is encoded by the coding sequence ATGACCACCATCCCCCAGCTCACTCTCAACGACGGCGTCCGCATGCCCCAGGTCGGCTTCGGCGTCTTCCAGGTGCCCGACGACGAGGCGCAGCGCGCCGTCGAGACCGCGCTGGCCGCGGGCTACCGCAGCATCGACACCGCGATGATCTACGGGAACGAGGTCGGCGTCGGCCGCGCTCTCGCCGCCGCGGGCATCCCCCGCGAGGACCTGTTCGTCACCACCAAGCTGTGGGTCGCGGACCTCGGTGCGGGAAGGGCCCGAGCGGCGCTCGAGGCGAGCCTCGACCGACTCGGCCTGGACCACGTCGACCTGTACCTGATCCACTGGCCCGCACCGGAGACCGACTCCTATCTGCAGACCTGGGGTGAGATGCAGGACCTCCGTGGCGACGGCACCCGCTCGATCGGCGTCTCGAACTTCCTGCCCGAGCACCTCGACCGGCTGGCGGGAGTCGGTAGCACGCCGCCGTCGGTCAACCAGATCGAGCTGCACCCGGCGCTGCAGAACCGGGACACGGTCGCCGCGAACCGTCGTCAGGACATCGCCACCGAGGCATGGAGCCCGCTCGCCCAGGGCGCGGCGCTGGACTCCGCCGCCGTCACTGCCGCCGCCGCTCGGCACGGCGTCACCCCGGCGCAGATCGTCCTGCGCTGGCACCTGCAGCACGGCACCATCGTGATCCCGAAGTCGGTGACGCCCAGCCGGATCGCCGCGAACCTCGATCTGTTCGGCTTCTCGCTCGACGACGCGGAGGTCGCCGCGATCGACGCGCTGGAGGCCGACGGCCGCACGGGCCCCCATCCCGCCGCGTTCAACGGTTGA
- a CDS encoding MFS transporter, whose protein sequence is MPIALLALALGGFGIGLTEFVIMGLLPEVAADFAVSETVAGYLISGYALSVAIGGIILTASLGRVNRKHALLGLLVLFIVGNLMSALAGSYEVMLAGRIVAALCHGAFFGIGAVVAADLVPENRRAAAISIMFAGLTVSNVLGVPLGTFLGQAAGWRSTFWAITVIGVVALIGIAALVQNTPATTAGDSPLAEFRIFRNRQVWLSMLVTVLGYGGMFGAFTYIAFTLTEVGGFASSSVPWLLVLFGVGLFAGNLLGGRAADRNLPLTLIVLMATLTVVLGAFALTATSQVATIVALVLMGAFGFATVPGLQMRIMNHAGDAPTLASGANIAAFNLGNAFGAWAGGLTLAAGLGYVSPLWVGAGITLAGLVAYVIAARVRGGEFARTRTAAPVPVPA, encoded by the coding sequence ATGCCCATCGCGCTCCTCGCGCTCGCCCTCGGGGGCTTCGGCATCGGACTGACCGAGTTCGTCATCATGGGCCTGCTGCCCGAGGTCGCTGCGGACTTCGCCGTCAGCGAGACCGTCGCCGGCTATCTCATCTCGGGCTACGCACTGTCCGTCGCGATCGGCGGCATCATCCTCACCGCCTCCCTCGGCCGGGTCAATCGCAAGCACGCTCTCCTCGGGCTGCTCGTCCTGTTCATCGTCGGAAACCTGATGTCGGCACTCGCCGGCTCCTACGAGGTCATGCTCGCCGGCCGGATCGTCGCCGCGCTGTGCCACGGCGCCTTCTTCGGGATCGGTGCCGTCGTCGCGGCCGACCTGGTGCCCGAGAACCGCAGAGCCGCAGCCATCTCCATCATGTTCGCCGGCCTGACGGTCTCCAACGTCCTCGGCGTGCCGCTCGGCACTTTCCTCGGCCAGGCCGCGGGGTGGCGATCGACGTTCTGGGCCATCACCGTCATCGGCGTCGTCGCGCTGATCGGCATCGCCGCTCTCGTGCAGAACACCCCGGCGACGACGGCCGGGGACAGCCCTCTCGCCGAGTTCCGGATCTTCCGCAACCGGCAGGTGTGGCTGTCGATGCTCGTCACCGTCCTCGGATACGGCGGCATGTTCGGCGCCTTCACCTACATCGCCTTCACACTCACCGAGGTCGGCGGCTTCGCCTCCTCCTCGGTGCCGTGGCTCCTGGTCCTGTTCGGCGTAGGGCTGTTCGCCGGGAACCTCCTCGGCGGTCGCGCCGCCGACCGCAACCTCCCACTCACTCTGATCGTGCTGATGGCCACGCTGACCGTCGTCCTCGGCGCCTTCGCCCTGACCGCGACCTCGCAGGTCGCCACCATCGTCGCCCTGGTCCTCATGGGCGCCTTCGGATTCGCCACTGTGCCCGGCCTGCAGATGCGCATCATGAACCACGCCGGCGACGCTCCGACACTCGCCTCGGGTGCCAACATCGCCGCGTTCAACCTCGGGAACGCCTTCGGCGCCTGGGCCGGTGGCCTCACGCTCGCGGCCGGCCTGGGCTACGTCTCACCGCTGTGGGTCGGCGCCGGGATCACCCTCGCGGGGCTCGTCGCCTACGTGATCGCCGCGCGCGTCCGTGGAGGCGAGTTCGCTCGCACCCGAACGGCCGCCCCGGTTCCCGTCCCCGCCTGA